A stretch of the Medicago truncatula cultivar Jemalong A17 chromosome 5, MtrunA17r5.0-ANR, whole genome shotgun sequence genome encodes the following:
- the LOC11424125 gene encoding TRAF-type zinc finger domain-containing protein 1 — MDSLLDQATSTCSHCDRAIPVANVDLHYAHCSRKLQKCKVCGDMVPRNNAEDHYLTTHAPISCSLCSETVDRDIIDIHTGENCPKRIVTCDFCEFPLPAIDLAEHQEVCGNRTELCHLCNKYVRLRERYNHEAGCNGIQDSTVGSSRNVRETERNEGVPRRQPRNEYSTKRLLFSIAVTGGIAVILGSMFLQKKTDPSEMH; from the exons ATGGATTCTTTGTTGGATCAAGCTACTAGTACATGTTCTCACTG TGATCGAGCTATTCCTGTTGCGAATGTTGACTTGCATTATGCTCATTGCTCAAGGAAACTTCAAAAATGCAAAGTTTGTGGTGATATGGTTCCTAGAAACAATGCTGAGGATCACTATTTAACCACTCATGCGCCA ATTTCCTGTTCATTGTGCAGTGAGACAGTGGATCGTGATATCATAGATATCCATACAGGTGAAAATTGCCCTAAAAGGATTGTCACTTGTGATTTCTGTGAGTTCCCATTGCCAGCAATTGATCTAGCTGAGCACCAG GAAGTATGCGGGAATCGAACAGAACTCTGTCACCTTTGTAACAAATATGTTAGACTTCGAGAAAGATACAATCATGAAGCCGGGTGCAATGGTATTCAAGATAGCACTGTGGGCTCTTCAAG gaatgtaAGGGAAACTGAAAGAAATGAAGGTGTTCCGCGAAGGCAGCCACGGAATGAGTACTCAACTAAACGTCTCCTTTTCTCAATAGCTGTCACTGGTGGTATTGCTGTTATACTAGGATCTATGTTCCTACAGAAGAAAACAGATCCCAGCGAGATGCATTAG